A genomic region of Venturia canescens isolate UGA chromosome 7, ASM1945775v1, whole genome shotgun sequence contains the following coding sequences:
- the LOC122413453 gene encoding centrosomal protein 20, translating to MATEKDLMNAVRDSLESDGVLGRLKAEMRTEVMRLLGGPSNKPNRITKIESPPNVILMNELVREYLDWIGYKYTSSVLIAECKLSKQPLDRSFLLRDLGVRDSATTKNLPLLYSLVETTKSANNASEKFS from the exons ATGGCGACGGAGAAAGATTTGATGAATG CTGTCAGAGATTCTCTTGAATCCGATGGGGTGCTCGGACGATTAAAGGCAGAAATGCGTACCGAAGTAATGCGACTTTTGGGCGGTCCCAGCAATAAGCCCAACAGAATTACGAAAATTGAGAGCCCGCCAAATGTCATTCTCATGAACGAGCTTGTACGAGAATATTTGGATTGGATCGGATACAAATACACGTCTTCGGTACTAATCGCAG agTGCAAACTATCGAAGCAGCCATTGGACAGATCGTTTTTGCTGCGAGATCTTGGTGTTCGAGACAGCGCGACAACGAAGAATTTACCATTACTCTATAGTCTAGTGGAAACGACTAAGTCAGCGAATAATGCatcggaaaaattttcataa
- the LOC122413444 gene encoding uncharacterized protein isoform X3, producing the protein MHTASATIKGTPAFLEEYVYTTHAHFQSSMFTRTERIPKQILAVLTVTVNIGTRPESLDSARSRTFSDCKHAKRKKQKISAKICKVLGDRFSASSLQINRGFQSFFLKKVG; encoded by the exons ATGCATACTGCCAGCGCCACCATAAAGGGGACTCCGGCGTTTTTGGAGGAATACGTATACACGACACACGCTCACTTTCAAAGTAGTATGTTTACGCGCACGGAGCGAATACCAAAGCAAATACTCGCAGTACTCACAGTCACAGTCAATATCGGAACACGgcccgagtctcttgattctgCTCGCTCGCGTACCTTCTCGGATTGCAAA CAtgccaaaagaaaaaaacaaaaaatatctgcAAAAATATGTAAAGTGTTGGGAGACCGATTCAGCGCTTCAAG CTTGCAGATCAACCgaggttttcaaagttttttcctgaaaaag GTTGGCTAG
- the Syngr gene encoding synaptogyrin has product MDGGGAYGGGKAGAPFDPITFVQRPHVILKAVCLLFAIIVFGCISSKGYLLGSDGKEHCLYNDDTNACNYGVGIGVLAFLASIGFLVGEYLFEQMSSVKTRKHYVLLDLGFSGFWAFLYFVGFCYLTNAWNNSTEPKDGYGVNNVQAAIAFSFFSIFTWAGSAWFAFQRFKQGTDAAFAPSYEADPAGGAGYTSYPDAADTNYQEPPFGQQQQQRGMNEFQAPAY; this is encoded by the exons ATGGACGGTGGTGGAGCTTACGGTGGTGGAAAGGCTGGAGCCCCGTTTGACCCGATTACATTCGTACAAAGGCCTCACGTTATTCTCAAAGCTGTATGTTTg CTCTTTGCGATAATAGTCTTCGGTTGCATCAGCAGCAAGGGATATTTGTTGGGATCGGATGGCAAAGAACATTGCCTCTACAATGATGATACCAATGCCTGTAATTATGGAGTGGGTATCGGCGTTTTGGCATTCCTAGCATCCATAGGATTCCTCGTTGGAGAATATCTCTTTGAACAAATGTCATCCGTCAAAACCAGAAAACATTATGTCCTCTTGGACCTTGG tttctcCGGCTTCTGGGCATTCCTTTACTTTGTAGGATTTTGCTATTTGACCAATGCTTGGAACAACTCCACTGAACCCAAAGACGGATACGGTGTTAATAACGTGCAAGCAGCAAttgctttttcgtttttctcaatattcacTTGG gCGGGAAGTGCTTGGTTCGCGTTTCAAAGATTTAAGCAAGGAACAGATGCTGCATTTGCACCGAGTTACGAGGCAGATCCCGCAGGTGGTGCAGGTTATACGAGTTACCCAGATGCTGCAGACACGAATTATCAAGAGCCGCCATTTGgtcagcagcaacagcaacggGGTATGAACGAATTTCAGGCTCCGGCGTACTGA
- the LOC122413444 gene encoding uncharacterized protein isoform X2, whose protein sequence is MNHAKTEKHKKAVSLDKSAKTFEPLTSTFEPVLTEATKIAELKIAAFIAEHSSLQTVNHMIDILPQLDPSSHIISNLKLHRTKCSMLIKNVLGPCMLQELIQEIGDGPYSLIIDESTDLSTQKVLCIMLRFFSFEKREVVTTFYRLIKLIDADAKSVHSAIKLQLEQDGLKVENMVGIGVDGASVMVGKHNSVTALFKREIDDLIVMPCVCHSLHLCAEKASEMLPRPLEFLVRETHNWFSYSPKRLEKYKLLYETINGSGKPNKIQGLSGTRWLARSEAIDTILNQWEELQFLFSIAKSEDNCHMAAQLYNIMIRLPYKAFLIFLKYELKSVTQLNLLFQSDYVEPTKLLEDLFLMFKNLLQKLVVPSSLQKLTDSELINFDFQSCLMHTSAMYFGYEFHVIAQDIEPTELLDVKERCKKFLCTLAQEVQKRLPDNLSILKTMADLHPKIALSRMKPSLTGIIAKFQRTHLYGNKNETESEWNQLQNKSWPNTVNSVEFYSAVFVDYDSAGQKRFENIAKFSMALLTLPISNASVERAFSTYNVIKNKLRNKLSLEVLQSIMMVRFTLQRQSGSCVKFVPSARMLEMFNVSMYDFKNANNTQKQCDSVDVVDEIFDNYIGEI, encoded by the coding sequence ATGAACCACGcaaagacagaaaaacataaaaaagctGTATCCTTGGACAAATCAGCAAAGACATTCGAACCGTTGACTTCAACATTTGAGCCAGTTCTGACAGAAGCAACGAAGATCGCCGAATTGAAAATTGCTGCATTTATTGCAGAACATAGTTCACTGCAGACTGTGAATCACATGATCGACATTCTGCCGCAGCTGGACCCTTCGTCACATataatttcgaatttgaaactcCATCGCACTAAATGTTCGATGTTGATCAAGAACGTCCTCGGGCCTTGTATGCTCCAAGAACTTATCCAAGAAATTGGCGACGGTCCATACTCACTCATAATCGACGAGAGTACTGATCTTTCAACGCAGAAGGTGTTGTGTATCATGttgcgatttttctctttcgagaaACGAGAAGTGGTTACAACGTTTTATCGGTTAATCAAATTAATCGATGCCGATGCAAAAAGTGTGCATAGTGCCATTAAACTTCAATTAGAACAAGATGgtttaaaagttgaaaatatggTCGGCATTGGCGTTGATGGAGCGAGTGTGATGGTTGGAAAACACAACTCAGTTACAGCTTTGTTTAAGCGTGAAATAGATGACCTAATCGTTATGCCATGTGTTTGTCACTCACTTCATTTATGCGCTGAAAAAGCATCGGAAATGTTGCCTCGTCCATTAGAATTTTTGGTTCGAGAAACGCATAATTGGTTTTCTTACAGCCCCAAACGGTTAGAAAAATATAAGCTTTTGTACGAAACAATTAATGGTAGTGGAAAACCGAATAAAATTCAGGGTCTTAGCGGAACTCGTTGGCTTGCTCGATCCGAGGCTATCGATACCATCTTAAATCAGTGGGAAGAATTGCAAttcttattttcaattgcaaaatcAGAAGACAATTGTCACATGGCTGCTCAGTTATACAACATCATGATAAGGTTACCCTACAAagcttttcttatttttttaaaatacgaaCTGAAAAGTGTAACGCAATTAAATTTGCTTTTTCAAAGTGATTACGTAGAACCTACGAAATTACTTGAGGATCTTTTTTTGATGTTCAAAAACTTACTGCAAAAGCTCGTTGTACCATCGAGCTTGCAGAAATTAACTGACAGTgaattgatcaatttcgattttcaatctTGTTTAATGCATACTTCAGCAATGTATTTTGGCTACGAGTTTCACGTCATTGCTCAAGATATTGAACCAACAGAATTATTGGATGTTAAAGAAAGgtgcaaaaaatttctctgtaCTTTGGCTCAAGAGGTTCAAAAAAGATTGCCGGACAACTTATCTATCCTAAAGACGATGGCCGATCTTCATCCTAAAATCGCATTATCGCGAATGAAACCCAGTTTAACAGGTATTATTGCAAAATTCCAACGCACTCACTTATACGGCAATAAGAATGAGACAGAGTCAGAATGGAATCAATTGCAAAATAAATCGTGGCCAAATACAGTCAATTccgttgaattttattcagcCGTTTTTGTAGATTATGATTCTGCTGGTCAAAAGCGATTTGAAaacattgccaaattttcaatggCTCTACTTACACTTCCGATTTCAAATGCAAGTGTCGAACGCGCTTTTTCGACATACAacgtaattaaaaataaattacgaaaTAAGCTGTCTCTTGAAGTACTGCAAAGTATTATGATGGTACGGTTCACTTTACAAAGACAATCCGGATCTTGCGTCAAATTTGTTCCTTCTGCCCGTATGCTCGAAATGTTCAACGTTAGTATGTACGATttcaaaaatgcaaacaaTACTCAGAAACAATGTGATTCAGTCGATGTTGTCGACGAAATATTCGATAACTACATTGGCGAAATATGA
- the LOC122413444 gene encoding uncharacterized protein isoform X1, translated as MPKEKNKKYLQKYVKCWETDSALQGISSKLADQPRFSKFFPEKGWLGPDPTDTCSAVCKYCRISLKAHKKDLMNHAKTEKHKKAVSLDKSAKTFEPLTSTFEPVLTEATKIAELKIAAFIAEHSSLQTVNHMIDILPQLDPSSHIISNLKLHRTKCSMLIKNVLGPCMLQELIQEIGDGPYSLIIDESTDLSTQKVLCIMLRFFSFEKREVVTTFYRLIKLIDADAKSVHSAIKLQLEQDGLKVENMVGIGVDGASVMVGKHNSVTALFKREIDDLIVMPCVCHSLHLCAEKASEMLPRPLEFLVRETHNWFSYSPKRLEKYKLLYETINGSGKPNKIQGLSGTRWLARSEAIDTILNQWEELQFLFSIAKSEDNCHMAAQLYNIMIRLPYKAFLIFLKYELKSVTQLNLLFQSDYVEPTKLLEDLFLMFKNLLQKLVVPSSLQKLTDSELINFDFQSCLMHTSAMYFGYEFHVIAQDIEPTELLDVKERCKKFLCTLAQEVQKRLPDNLSILKTMADLHPKIALSRMKPSLTGIIAKFQRTHLYGNKNETESEWNQLQNKSWPNTVNSVEFYSAVFVDYDSAGQKRFENIAKFSMALLTLPISNASVERAFSTYNVIKNKLRNKLSLEVLQSIMMVRFTLQRQSGSCVKFVPSARMLEMFNVSMYDFKNANNTQKQCDSVDVVDEIFDNYIGEI; from the exons AtgccaaaagaaaaaaacaaaaaatatctgcAAAAATATGTAAAGTGTTGGGAGACCGATTCAGCGCTTCAAG GGATTTCTTCAAAGCTTGCAGATCAACCgaggttttcaaagttttttcctgaaaaag GTTGGCTAGGGCCTGATCCAACTGATACATGTTCTGCGGTCTGCAAATATTGTCGAATATCGTTGAAAGCTCACAAAAAGGATTTGATGAACCACGcaaagacagaaaaacataaaaaagctGTATCCTTGGACAAATCAGCAAAGACATTCGAACCGTTGACTTCAACATTTGAGCCAGTTCTGACAGAAGCAACGAAGATCGCCGAATTGAAAATTGCTGCATTTATTGCAGAACATAGTTCACTGCAGACTGTGAATCACATGATCGACATTCTGCCGCAGCTGGACCCTTCGTCACATataatttcgaatttgaaactcCATCGCACTAAATGTTCGATGTTGATCAAGAACGTCCTCGGGCCTTGTATGCTCCAAGAACTTATCCAAGAAATTGGCGACGGTCCATACTCACTCATAATCGACGAGAGTACTGATCTTTCAACGCAGAAGGTGTTGTGTATCATGttgcgatttttctctttcgagaaACGAGAAGTGGTTACAACGTTTTATCGGTTAATCAAATTAATCGATGCCGATGCAAAAAGTGTGCATAGTGCCATTAAACTTCAATTAGAACAAGATGgtttaaaagttgaaaatatggTCGGCATTGGCGTTGATGGAGCGAGTGTGATGGTTGGAAAACACAACTCAGTTACAGCTTTGTTTAAGCGTGAAATAGATGACCTAATCGTTATGCCATGTGTTTGTCACTCACTTCATTTATGCGCTGAAAAAGCATCGGAAATGTTGCCTCGTCCATTAGAATTTTTGGTTCGAGAAACGCATAATTGGTTTTCTTACAGCCCCAAACGGTTAGAAAAATATAAGCTTTTGTACGAAACAATTAATGGTAGTGGAAAACCGAATAAAATTCAGGGTCTTAGCGGAACTCGTTGGCTTGCTCGATCCGAGGCTATCGATACCATCTTAAATCAGTGGGAAGAATTGCAAttcttattttcaattgcaaaatcAGAAGACAATTGTCACATGGCTGCTCAGTTATACAACATCATGATAAGGTTACCCTACAAagcttttcttatttttttaaaatacgaaCTGAAAAGTGTAACGCAATTAAATTTGCTTTTTCAAAGTGATTACGTAGAACCTACGAAATTACTTGAGGATCTTTTTTTGATGTTCAAAAACTTACTGCAAAAGCTCGTTGTACCATCGAGCTTGCAGAAATTAACTGACAGTgaattgatcaatttcgattttcaatctTGTTTAATGCATACTTCAGCAATGTATTTTGGCTACGAGTTTCACGTCATTGCTCAAGATATTGAACCAACAGAATTATTGGATGTTAAAGAAAGgtgcaaaaaatttctctgtaCTTTGGCTCAAGAGGTTCAAAAAAGATTGCCGGACAACTTATCTATCCTAAAGACGATGGCCGATCTTCATCCTAAAATCGCATTATCGCGAATGAAACCCAGTTTAACAGGTATTATTGCAAAATTCCAACGCACTCACTTATACGGCAATAAGAATGAGACAGAGTCAGAATGGAATCAATTGCAAAATAAATCGTGGCCAAATACAGTCAATTccgttgaattttattcagcCGTTTTTGTAGATTATGATTCTGCTGGTCAAAAGCGATTTGAAaacattgccaaattttcaatggCTCTACTTACACTTCCGATTTCAAATGCAAGTGTCGAACGCGCTTTTTCGACATACAacgtaattaaaaataaattacgaaaTAAGCTGTCTCTTGAAGTACTGCAAAGTATTATGATGGTACGGTTCACTTTACAAAGACAATCCGGATCTTGCGTCAAATTTGTTCCTTCTGCCCGTATGCTCGAAATGTTCAACGTTAGTATGTACGATttcaaaaatgcaaacaaTACTCAGAAACAATGTGATTCAGTCGATGTTGTCGACGAAATATTCGATAACTACATTGGCGAAATATGA